TAACCTCTAAACTCACTTCGCTTGCAGCCCCATCAGCCTACATTTTCTCACCCTGGCACTGAAGCAGTGATCGGATTAATGCATGGAAATGTCAGACTGGGAAAAcaggtctgtgctgtgcagagctgcaccaggggaaggAGTCTGGTTTTCCCCAGAAACTGGGAACTGCTTCCTACcggggaggtggggggagcGGGGCTGTGTGCCAGCTGGTGGAGGCAGGGATGGAGGCAGGGATGGAGGCAATGAGGCTCTTGCGATCTTCGTGGCAGCTGCCGCAGAGCAGCCCaggtgtgctgcaggagctgctgctccctgagAAGCGCTTTGCTGGCAGCGCAGTCTGAGACGAGAAAACGATTCGCAGACGCTCGCAAAGCCCccagcagaagggctgctccGAGCGGCCCCAGCGCTGCGGAGTGCGGCTCTGCTGGATCCCAGCGCCGGGACGGGGAGGGAGAGACCTGCGGCTCCGAGCAGCTCCGTCCCCGCTGCAAAAACCGGATGTGGTTGGGAGCCGCCGTTTATGGCTCGGCAgaataaataaagcagctgcagctcaaaGGGCCGGCAGCGAAAGCTCAGCTCCGCTGTGTTGCTGGGCAAAATCGGACTTTGTCCGACCCTCAGGAGTAGCTGCAGCTGTAATAAAGGTGAGGCAGCTCCCGGCCCGCTGACAGGAAGGAGCTgcttcctgctcccagctctgctctctgcctctcCCCCATCCCGCGCCGCGATGCCGGCAGCTGCCGTGCGCTGCGCCCGGCCGGCCTCGCAGGGCGCTGTGCGGGCTGCTGCACAAAAAACTCCCTTTGGGATTTGCGCAGAGCGGAGGGGAAGCACAGCAGcggaaaagggggaaaagtgCCGACCTGGGGCTGCAAAGGGCAGAGGCGGCAGAGAGCAGGATGGAAATGAAGTCATTTTATCTTCAGCCACCGCAAACGGGGCGGCTCTCTTCCTTCCAGTCCTGCCAGTTCTTGCCTATACGAGCAGCTGGGAACGGTCGTGACATTGATTTATTCAACTCCGGAATTGAATAATTGCTCACACCCAAACCGTGCTTCTGTGGTGAGACATCTGGTTGCGCCCTCGGTGCCATTTCCTCCGCCTCgtccctccccccctccccgcaGCAGTGCCTTCCTGCTGCGCAGCCTGGGAAGCAGCGGCTCTTTTCTGGCAGCGtggaaacagctctgctgtagCACCAGGCAAGGGCAGAGAACAGCTTCAACTTCGGCACTGGGAACAGGTTTGTGTGTCCTGCAACGCAGGAAGGCAGCGTGAGCTCAGAGCTTCCCCGTGTCACAAAGACGCAGGGAGAGCGGATCCGTGCCCAGGGGCCGGGCTGCAACAGGGGACGATGCTCACAACTTCCGCCAACCCAAAAATGTGGGCTGGGAGGAATTAGGGCTTCAGCACACAGAACAGCACGGGACAGAGCGGGATTCATTCAGGTTTATTGAGGCAGCTCCAGGCTGAGTAATAAACACACACAACTGCTGTATAAAAAATGCGCAGAAGCAGCCCGTGGGCAAAGTGCTGTCACGTGCTACGACATTACAGGCAACTGCATCTGGTGCTGACTGCGTTCCAAGTcgcaggcagcagagcagcccggAGCTGCCAGTTGCTCAAGAGCTTCCTTTGTCTTTCCCAGTAAAGACCACTTaaaagagtgaaagaaagaagtagaaaagaatCGCCTGGGTTCTGGGCTGAGAACGTGAGGAGGGAACCCGGTCCCCTCTCAccacccccagccctggagcGCTCCTCAGCTCTTGCAATCGGCAGAGAATTCTGTGCCTGTGGAACGATGCTCGCTCCCCTCTGCAGCCCGGAATCTTCTGTAGGTGTTACAGAATATTTAATTACACCGCTTGGTGCGAGCAGCAGATCTCTTCtaaggggaaaaagcaaacaaagacaCTGCAGGGATCTGTGATTCACCGGCATCTTTTCTCCCTGCAGCGTCTAGAAGAGTTTAATTCTGGTCACAAGTTTTTAAGAAGTTAATTGCTGCGTAGCAGGAAAGAAATGGCACAGAGGGGACGCCAGAGAATAATTAGAAGTGGATAAACCCTGTGTTTATATGTAGACAGGGCTTGTCTTACAAAGGCAATTACCGACCGTTCTGGGACTGAAACCCCAGCTATAATCTTATTCTGGCACCGGCCCTCAGCCCTCACGTCCCACAGGACATTTGGGTGCCACCAGCAGATTAACTGTGGCACCAGGACGAGGAAGCAGTGCTAAAAGCAGCCGCCGTCTCCCTGTGGGTTCCCCCAGCACTGGGCTCAGACAGCTTTCTGCACCAGGACACCCAATCCTGCCCACAGCGAGCATTCCCCAAAATCTTTGCATAGGCCGAGACTCAGTGGAAGGACGAGGATGCCAGGTTCAGCGTCGCGTTATTTATACTCGCCTTCCCGCAGCATTTGAGCTCCAGCCTCGAAGCTCGTGGCCAGAGCCGATGCttctgggagagctgcaggagcGCAGCGCAGCCCTTCGGGGCTCAGCCTCAcgcagcacagctccagagcAGCTCCGGGCCGACACAAGCCATTCTTCAGGCAGACAGGTACTTCCAGGTGCTGACGAAGGCGGTGGGGATGAGGGAGTAAGGCACCGTGGTGACGCTGCTCCAGGTGTCGGATGAGGGATCGTAGCAGTCCAAGGTTTTGCAGCGCTGCGCCCCGCAGTACCCCCCCCACCACGTACAGCCTGTTGCCCGACGTGACGGCGCGGCAGCTGATGCGCTTTGCTGTCACGTCCCCAAACTTGGACCACTGGAAGGTGTCGCTGTGGAAGCGGTAAGCAGAGCTGGCGGAGAACTCCGTGTCCCCCCCGATGACGATGACGTGGCTGCCCACCACCGCCGCCGCCGTGTATCGCCAGGGCTGCGGGCAGCTGCAGGGCACCGTCCAGCGGTTCTGGCAGGGATCGAAGCACTGCACCTTGGGCAGCTTCTCCTGGTTGGTGCTGGTGCCGCCgaaaacaaacagcttcttCTTGGCCCCCACCACGGCGGCGTTGCTGACGCCTTCCCGGAGAGGGGCCACCAAGGACCACTTGTCCAGCTGGGGGTCGTAATGCTCCACTTGCTTGAGAGACACGGAGGGAGAGGCCGGGAAGGCCCCGCTCACTGCCGTGTGCCCTCCCACCACGTACAGGCAGTGGTCCAGTTCCGCGGAGCCGTGGCCGAACCGCGCCACCAACATGGGAGCAGCCTTGGCCCACTCGTCGTGCAGCGTGTCGTACACCCAGACGTCCCTGGAAGCGCCGTGCTCGGAGCCCTTCCCACCCGTGATGTACACTTTGCAGCCGATGGCGCAGGCGCTGCACTCCTTGCGAGGGCTCGGGATGTCAGCGCGGGGAATGATCTCACGGGTTTTGTGGTCCAGCACGTAGATCTTATCACACACGAAGGTCTGGCCgccgagcagcagcagggcctggCTGACCTTGCGGGGCCGGGCGCAGCACCCCGTCACCACGCCGTCGTTCTGCAGGATCTTCATTTTGCACCGCACGGCGTCGGCCACGATCTCCTCCCCCAGCTTGTGGCTGATCACCAGCTTCTCGCAGGCCACCTGTTTGCGCAGGTAGGACTCGGGCAGAAGGGCCAGGCGCACAGAGCGCAGCAGCTCGGGCAGAACCTCGTGCCGCCGGGGCAGATCGTACCGGATCCAGCCCATAACAGCTTCGTACACCAGGGTCTCATCCTCCACCTCCAGCTCTTCGCTCTCCACCAGCTCCAGCAGTTTCTCTTTGGGCAGCCGGAGGAAATCTTCGGTCTTGCAGAGGGAGGTGAAGTTGGCCAACGCCATCCTCCAGGACAGCTCCAGCAGCCGCTCGCAGCAGTGTGCATcggacagcagcagcatgttcAGGCAGTTCCCGGGGTAGAGGTTCTTCTCCAGGAAGTCGGCCGAAGCGTCCCGAATATCCTGGAACTGCAGCATGTCCCCGGCCTCCAGCAGGGACTCGGCGTTCTCCTCGTTGATCAGCACCCGGGCCGAGTAGGCGTagtccagcagcagctccagcacctcGGGGTGCAGGGAATCGTGGAAGTTGACTTCTGCGTCCCTGCTCTCCTTCAGGCCGCCGCTGAACATGGCGTCGAAGTAGCGGCTGCAGGCGGCCAGCACGGCGCGGTGGCAGTGGAAGGCGCGGTTCCCCGCCCGCAGCACCACGTCGGTGAAGAGGTGCCTCTTGCGGAGCAGGTTCAGGTGGGTGAGGAGGCTGTCGGCGTGGCCCGGCTTGTGGAAGAGGTGGATGTTCATGGAGCCCGAACTCGAGCGGGATTTCCGGTTCTCGTGGCTGCTGACGGACATCGCGGCGAGCTGCTCTGCGTGGGAACGCCGGAGGGTCAGCGGGGAACGCTCGGACGCTACCGAGGGACCCGCGGGGCCGCGGCGGAGGGCCGTGAGGGAGCCGGCGGGGTGAGCGCGGAGCCCGACGGTAAGGGCACGGACCCAGCCGCTACCGAGCGGTCCGGGAAGGAGCACGGCGCAAGACGCGGAGGTGACGGGTGCTCCCCGCGCTCctcccgccccgcagccccacgcCTTACCGAGGCTCAGCTCCGAGACGGGACCGGACCGGACGGGACGCGCTCCCCGCTCCGCTCTGCCGCCGCACTCCGCCGCCGCGTGGCCGCCCCGGAGCTGGCCCCGCCCCCCGGCCGGCCAGCCAATCGGCGGCCGCGGCGCTCTCGGGCCGTTCTTTGTGAATGGGAGCCCAAGGCCGCCCGTGCGCATGCGCCGCTCATTAACCCCTTCCctgccggcggcggcggcccccaCGTGCGCTGCGATCCGGCCGGCAGCGCTCCCCACCCGCAGCCGAGCGCTCCTCCTGGGCACGGCACCCCTCCCTTCCACAGAAGGGAGCCGGAGCCCGTAGGGGAGCGGCACGCCAGATCTGACGCTCGTAAAGCCCGGTCTCGGCTTTGTTCGTTGAGTCACCGTGCCATAAAGGGGCCGTAAAGCGGGAGCCGCGGTTCTGAGCTGCTATCAGCAGCTCGCTGCAAAGCCCACGCTATCTGTTAATGCCTTTTCACATCTCGGCTTGCTGACAGAGTGAGGTCACGGCCGGAACAATCTGTCCCTGCTCAGCAAATGTTTTCCTGCATGGAGCAAagcaagagctgagcagagcagcaacgAGCAGCGGCTGCTTCCCACGGAGGAGCAGCTGCTCTCTCACAAGACCTCGTGCAAAACAGCGTCAGCTGAGCCGGCggtcagcagcagccaccacGAGGCAGCTGAACGCGGGCAAGTTTGGGACCGAACCCTCCGAGTTCAAACAGCTCCAGACCCAAAACCCTCCTGTGCTTTCCCATCTGCGATTGGAAATTGCTTGAGGAGAAAATGCGTAACGCAAGGGTGCTTAAGCCAGCTGATAGCATCCTTTGTCTTTGTTTAAAGCGTGATTTAGTTTTATTGCTTCTGCATCAGAGGTTTACACAGGTACAGCTTGTTTTGAATCACTACAGCTACACCTTGCCCCGTGCTGAGCAGGGCAGCCTGTCCCAAAGGGGTGGTTCAGCAAAAAGGTgctcattaaggaaaaaaaaacttgttaaaaATCAATACTCAGCTGCAATAGCTGGTGCCAGCTGAGGACAGgactgggcagcagctgcagctgtatcAGATGTTGCAGCTGTATCAGATGTTCCAGCTGTCTGAGACTGCAGAAAACACGAATCCTTTGCAGACAGAAGCTGCCAGTGCTCCAAGCGGCGCTGCGTGCAGCTGCTCCCGGATCAGCCACCAAACTGTGAGCAAAGGCAGCACTGCCTCCTGTGCAGCGGCGGGGCGAAGGTCCAGTAAaacagccagccaaggcagcaaGGACAGGGCAAAGGGTAGAGAGCACCAACGCCTCGTTATGGGCCCAGCACAGAGGCAGGAGGcagcttctgctctttgttACACGCACACAAAAGCCAAACAGCCCAGCGAGGTGAGCCACGTGGCAACGCAGGACACAACACTGCTCagatggagcagcactgcttccaaAAGACCCATCTCTGCAAAAACCTCCAGCAGTGAGGTGCTCTGAATCATTCCACTTGAAGGAAGATGGGTAACAGATGGTCTCTGCCTGCCCgtgggtgctgcagcagcacagcaccaatGTCTTCCGTTGCCTGGAAACAGTTTGGGGCTTTCTGAAGCCACATAAATGACGTTTGTCCACTTATCAGAAGTAATGATGACCCAAGGCCGCCTTTGAAGCATTTCTCACATTTATTATTGGCACCGTTTAAAGATACGATTGTAAAACTCACTCGTGCATTGGTTTCACCAGTTATTTCAAAAATGATCaacaacattttttcctttttttcttttctaagccCGTCGGCTCTCGCAGAGCTCGGTGGAACAGCTCCACCCGGTGGCCTTCCACAAAGGCACAGCCCGAGCCTCAGAGCACCTTTTGGCTTGTTCTGGTTTCTCCTCGGGTAGAAAAGCTGGAAGAAAGCTTGGCAAGGCACTGCATACAGCTGCTGCTATTTCCCCTATGGCCTctaaagaaatgcagcagtcaCAAGGAGCTGCCAACCACCAGCCTCCCTCTGCCACCCGCTCCTGTCCGTGTTTGGGGTATCAGCTGCTGTGGGCTCAGACACCAAAACCTCTGACAGAAACTTCCACCATCAAGGTCAGCTCTGTGGCTCAGGGAAGCACCAGGTGCTGGGCCTGGAGCTGGAACTCACCAAATCCATCCTCTGGAAGTTCCGAGTCAAACAATCACGGCTGTTTCTGCACCAAACACTTTGTGCTCTTTTACACGAGAGCGGGGGCTGGGGGATTCCAGCTGTCTTTTGAAGTACAGGAAGGCTGGAAGCGACCacaacctttttttccctctgttatCAATTCTATCAGATTCTGATTTTCAGAGGATTCACCCAAAAGATTCCTATGAATAAAATCTGTCAGCCATAAGTAACCCTCTCTGTAACAGAGCTTTTGATTACACTCTCAATTACAGGATTCATGGAATTAGAATCATTGGCATCCAGGAAAGTTAACATCCAGCCTGCCTCATTAAATACCTTCTTACCACATTAAACTTGGGTTTTAGAAGCTTAATTATAGCTCACGCAGCTCCAGAACTGCCCTTTCCAGATGCCTGGTAGATACCAATCAGGGAGGAGATGGTCCCCAGGAGCCCCACTAACCACGGAGGGAACCGTCCAGCCCACAGGAACCCTGGTGGCAGCCAATGGATCGCGTTGCAGAGATCTGCCAAGTTACTGACGATGCTCAGAACTTCAGCCTTCACTTGGGCTCGCATTTTCTGTTGACTCTGTGGTGAAGGCGGAGCACTGGAAACAAACATAATATTAGTGATGGTGTACTgtacctggaggtgtttaaggccggggtggatggggccctgggtgaTGTGATCTAACAGCCGTAACCATGCCTgaggcaggaggttggaaccCAATGAGCTCTGAGGtgccttccagcccaagcctGTGATCCTACGATCTTATCATCCTACAATTCCGTGCAATTACAGCTCAcgaaataaaaatattcaggtGATAACAGGTGTAGAAGCAGGGAGAGGAATCATACCGCTTCTGCTGCCTCAGCTTCCTTCTTAACCGGAACAGGATTCTCAGGGATCTGGAAAGGAAGCAAACTGAagtcactgctgcagagcagcggTGGGGATCCGAGCCGAGGGCCGGCGCTCACCgcagggtgcccagcaccaGCGAGAGCTCCCAGAGCGCCGTGCTGGCCGCCCACCAGCGCTGGGAGCGGCTGCGAATGACGCCGTTGTCGGCTGCCCAGGCGACGTGCTCACAGGGGTAGTAGAGCTGGTCGGCCACGTTGCGGAGCACCGACAGCCCTCGCACCAGCGCGTCCTCGTCCTGCGGGGAGCACACGGACACGGACATGGACGCGCCCTGATGCCCGCGGCCCGGCGGCCTCCTCCCGCCGCGCCCCGCGGCCCGCGCTCACCTTGGGCCCCAGCCCGTAGGCGCGGCTGTGGCTGAGCATGGCCAAGTCGTCCAGCAGGCGCAGGACGGTGCGGCAGGAGCTCAGCTGGGCCGACACGGCCAGGAGGCTCCCGGGCAGCCCCTCGGCGGGGCTCCGCGTCCCGGCCAGCGCGCCGCCCGCCAGCTGGCAGCCATAAGACAGAGCGCGGACCTGCGGAGAACGGCCGGTGAGGGGCAGAGCCGCAGGGCCGCCGCAGGGCCGCTCCGCCCGCACTCACCGCGCGGTCCCGGCCGCGGTACGACTCGAGCGCCGCCACCAGCGCGCCCAGCGCCCCCGCCGCCATAGCAACGCCCCCGTGCCGGGCCGCCGCGCGAGGCATGCCGGGAGGGCGGCGCCGTCGCCACGGTGACGCGGCCTACGCGCGGGGATGGCGGCCCGGGCCCCGATCCCGGCTCGTCTCGCGGCCGTTCCGTTCCCGTGGGCCTCCCACCCGCAGCCGGGCGCTGCCCGCGGCGGCCCCCGGGACGACGGTCGGCCATTTTCTCACCTTCAGTTCCCCCCTTACTGGGGGCATCGCAGGCCGACGCCGGCCGAGCCGCCCCGCAGCGGGGCCGTGTtggggcggagcggggccgaGGGCGGCGGGCGCTGCTCGGAGACGCGCCTGGCGTTCCCGGAGCGGCCCCTGCAGCAGCGCAGCCCCGGCTTCGCCCCGGTGCCGTGCGTCCGAATGCACGCAGACCCCCGCGTTCGCATCTGCTCCTCGGCGATGAAGGACAGCTTCCCctgccccgcagccccccccccacAGCCCGCCCTCCCCAGAGCGCAGCAGAGCAGCGACGGAGTTCTTTGTGGAGACAGGGAGAAAATCGGGCTCCCTCCGTCAGTGCACAGCACCTCGTATCCAGCGCACGAGGTCCGTCCCGCTGCCAGGGCGCGTCACTCCCACAGCGGTGAGAGCTCCGGCGTCAGAGGCTGCCGGGATCCCCAGCACGGGCTGGCGGTGGCCGGGCTCAGAACCACGCTGCCAACCATTAAAGCCGCGTGGATGTTCTGCCTTCTCGTTTTATGACTGAATAAATCAACCCGATACTCATAAAACGGCTTCAGCCAAGGGCGCCAAGCGTTCCCAGCAGCAAACATCTCCGCTTACAGTCCCTCAGGTGCTGCTGTTCTCACACAAAAGCTGCACTGCTTCTGATGCACCACATCCACGTTCTGCAGTTTTAATCTGGTGTTAAGTGCTCTGCCATTCAACGGTGCTGAATCAATTTGGGAGCAGCTGTCTTGAGAGTATAGCTTTAATCTCAGTCATGTTTCCTTACAAGTGTAAATAGAGCTGtgttgtattgttttgttttaaataacacCAGTTCCCCTTCTGGCCGTTTGCAGGATGTGCTCCCATTATTAAAGGGGATGGACGGCCCTATTACCACACTTCTCATCAAACGCAGTTTAAAGGTGAACACGGTCCACCTGCAAAGCCAAGTGAGAAGGTAACAACATGAATTTGGGGATGACCAAGACACGGTTTTCAGCACATTGCCATGTTGAATTCTGTCCTGTGCaactgaaaaaacagcagatgGAAAGACAGAGGTGGGAAACAAAGGGATCGTGCTTTGAGCAGCAGTTTCATAGCTgtttgcttcccttcagcacaaATCTCGTATAAAATTTGGGGATCCCAGAAGCAGTGGATCTACGAGCGAGCACAAGTATGCCTACACTGCCCCGGGCAAAAGGGAGCACAGGTATTCAGCAGGATAGGCTGacagcatcccagcagctgctccttctgATGAGCATTGCTATTTAAGCAGCTCAGATCTGTTATCTTGCAGATTCTATGACAAGGAACGCGCTGCCTTCCAGATCCACCACACAAACGTGCGGCCAGGGGATGATCGCACCAGGTTCTCCACCTCGATGTCAGAGCTCTTTCCAGTACATAATGCAGGTAAGGTGATGCAAAGACAACATGCAGACCTCTGCTAAGGTTTATAACCAGCTGAACAGCGTTTTTTATCACTTGGCCTTAATAATATAGACAAAAGGTGTAATACATGACTATCATACATAtgtgaatttctgtttttaacattttattgttattacatACTCAGTGCCAGTATCCTCACAGTGGGGTTCAGTTTCATTCCTAGCAGGTTGAACAGCTACATCCTTCACTCTCGCCTTTGCCAGAGCCTGTAGCTATTGCCTGTCTGAACAAAAACACTTCATCCATCCCCAGAGGTGATGAAGACCCAGAGAGAAATCGTGCACTGGCAAGAATTACCACGACGCAGCTCTTCTACCCAGAGGTCTGTTCCCATCCTTGCTGTGTGGGTGTTTACCTGGAGGACAGGCTCTCTGTTTTTAAGCACTTTTTTAGGCCTCCGTTGTCCATTCTCCCCTTTCCATGCTGGCTGGCAACACGAGCCTCTGGGCTGCATGGGGGTGTGATGTGACACAGGGCACCTTTCCCAGCTCCAGCCTACTTCTGTTACAGCCAGCCATTGTGTTCTGTAGGCTGGCAGGTGGAACTTCTCACCGAAGCCTGacttgctgctgcagaaacatgGAAGCAATGTCTGCTTAGGAGATGACCTTTCAGGCTCCTGTTTCttcagcacaacacagcactcAGACTACCAGCCACTACAGCAGCCCCAGAGGGTGACAGGAAACAGCAAGAGCCACCGTGACAGCCACATCCCCTTCTGCTACCACAGTAAGGTTGCTCAGGCTGTCCTGGTGCTGGAGGAAGCCTGCGAGGTTCTCCTGGGTCTGTGCAAGGAAAAGCAGTGCCTGGTGCTCTGGGAAAGGAAGCAGCTCAAATATCTTGGGTTGAAGGTGGCAGGCAGGCATGGGTGCAGCTTCAGTGTcattaggaaaacaaagccaGTACTTTGAAATCGGGCAGAACAGCCACACTCAGCCCCTTGCTGCACAGGGCAACTGCTCATTTCAGGCACTTTCACCCCCCCAGGTGACATCTCACTTCTTTGTCACTGCAGTCACTCGCTCCTATTGTGTAGGAATTGTTGGCACGTTCAGGTGGTGGCATGAATGTTTTCTGGGACACAAACCAGAGGCTTGACCTTTCTCCcttgctgtatttgttttctgaatttactTTGTATTTGGGGGAGGATTTGAATTaaaagctgtgcttttgcaACCTCAGGAAGAGATGCAGTTTGAGCTGGTCGTGGGAGGCATTAAAATCCTCCTCTGGCACTGTTCCTGATGGCCAACAGCCTGCATCTGAGCGAGGTCCCTTcgtgctgtgtgtgtttttaagaCATTTGCTTTAGATGCGGAGCAGATAGCAATCAAAACTGCCCTTGTCACTGCCTTCATACCCAGCATGTGGAATGATATTCCCATGTCTTCcacattaatttcatttacCTCCTCAGTGAGAGCTGTCAGTCCGCAGCTGTTTGCTGGGCAAAGGTTTGCCCTGCAGGGCTGACTGCAAAGTCTGTCTTTGCCCCTCATTAATGGAGCGTCTGCAGATCTGTGACTGCAAGACAAACTGCAAAGCTTTTCTGACCTTGCCTCCCAATTTACTGGCTTGAATTGTCTTTTGACTGCAACCTGTGAACAGATGAAAATCCCATCACCACCACCCAGGCTACGCTGGTGCCACACAGACAGCAGAAGCAACGGCTCTCTGAAGATGTGCTACAGCAGGTACAGCATTAACAGGCCAGCATTCACCGTGGGCAGGTTTGGGAAGAGGGATTatgcaaagcaaagctgcagccacCCCGTGAAGTTCATGTTCCACCCATGCCCACGTGCTGCTCTCTCCTCAGATGAAGCGCTCACACCTGGTGCTGCCCTGGAAGCAGCAGAATCTCTTCAGTACCGAGCAGAAGGATGAGTTCACACCCAAGCACAGAGACACAGCAGAAATCCAAGCAGCAAACTGCCACGTGAGCTGCGTCCCGCTGGGGACCCTGAAAGAATATTGCTCCCAGGGAAAGGTGCTCTTTGCACCGTGATGCTCCCCCTTTTCCCTGCTTGCCCAGAACTTCCTGCAACATCAACTGCCTGTGTTGTGTTAcccagctgttctgctgctgccggTCTGGCCCTGCTCCTGGCCCAGCTGTGTGTTATTACAGTGAACATTTATTTCAAGAGTTGAATGAGGACACGAAGTGTTGTGACAGCAATAAACACCAGGGGATTGGTCCAAAGACACGGGTGACAGCTCTCTGGAGCTGCAGGATCCATGCAGTGCCTCCAGGCAggtgcagggcaggagggagcGGGGGAAGCTCAGGGGAAGGGCGAGAGACCAGAAGCGTCAGGGCTGCGTGTGGGCTGGAATATTCCTGTGTTATCTGTTTGGATTTTGGTGTCAAGGCCTGAAACCAAAGGTCAGTGAACAGGAGGGCGGAGAAGCAGCGCTCTCAGCTTATGATGAGCGGGGCTGTTTTCCTAGCGACAAGCAGAGTATTTCTGTTCAGTTGATAAACTCCTGGGGATTCCCTGAATGCTGAGCTTGCACTAACTCTGGTGGGGATGTAGGCATTTTAAAGGGAGGCCAagtgagcagctccagctgctgccttgtCACAGCTGCCACTTCACGAGCTCTTC
The DNA window shown above is from Lagopus muta isolate bLagMut1 chromosome 26, bLagMut1 primary, whole genome shotgun sequence and carries:
- the PEX11G gene encoding peroxisomal membrane protein 11C, with amino-acid sequence MAAGALGALVAALESYRGRDRAVRALSYGCQLAGGALAGTRSPAEGLPGSLLAVSAQLSSCRTVLRLLDDLAMLSHSRAYGLGPKDEDALVRGLSVLRNVADQLYYPCEHVAWAADNGVIRSRSQRWWAASTALWELSLVLGTLRSLRILFRLRRKLRQQKRAPPSPQSQQKMRAQVKAEVLSIVSNLADLCNAIHWLPPGFLWAGRFPPWLVGLLGTISSLIGIYQASGKGSSGAA
- the LOC125684969 gene encoding LOW QUALITY PROTEIN: ectoderm-neural cortex protein 1-like (The sequence of the model RefSeq protein was modified relative to this genomic sequence to represent the inferred CDS: deleted 1 base in 1 codon); translation: MSVSSHENRKSRSSSGSMNIHLFHKPGHADSLLTHLNLLRKRHLFTDVVLRAGNRAFHCHRAVLAACSRYFDAMFSGGLKESRDAEVNFHDSLHPEVLELLLDYAYSARVLINEENAESLLEAGDMLQFQDIRDASADFLEKNLYPGNCLNMLLLSDAHCCERLLELSWRMALANFTSLCKTEDFLRLPKEKLLELVESEELEVEDETLVYEAVMGWIRYDLPRRHEVLPELLRSVRLALLPESYLRKQVACEKLVISHKLGEEIVADAVRCKMKILQNDGVVTGCCARPRKVSQALLLLGGQTFVCDKIYVLDHKTREIIPRADIPSPRKECSACAIGCKVYITGGKGSEHGASRDVWVYDTLHDEWAKAAPMLVARFGHGSAELDHCLYVVGGHTAVSGAFPASPSVSLKQVEHYDPQLDKWSLVAPLREGVSNAAVVGAKKKLFVFGGTSTNQEKLPKVQCFDPCQNRWTVPCSCPQPWRYTAAAVVGSHVIVIGGDTEFSASSAYRFHSDTFQWSKFGDVTAKRISCRAVTSGNRLYVVGGYCGAQRCKTLDCYDPSSDTWSSVTTVPYSLIPTAFVSTWKYLSA
- the TEX45 gene encoding testis-expressed protein 45, with the protein product MAARAPIPARLAAVPFPWASHPQPGAARGGPRDDGRPFSHLQFPPYWGHRRPTPAEPPRSGAVLGRSGAEGGGRCSETRLAFPERPLQQRSPGFAPVPCVRMHADPRVRICSSAMKDSFPCPAAPPPQPALPRAQQSSDGVLCGDREKIGLPPSVHSTSYPAHEVRPAARARHSHSGCAPIIKGDGRPYYHTSHQTQFKGEHGPPAKPSEKHKSRIKFGDPRSSGSTSEHKYAYTAPGKREHRFYDKERAAFQIHHTNVRPGDDRTRFSTSMSELFPVHNAEPVAIACLNKNTSSIPRGDEDPERNRALARITTTQLFYPEAGRWNFSPKPDLLLQKHGSNVCLGDDLSGSCFFSTTQHSDYQPLQQPQRVTGNSKSHRDSHIPFCYHNENPITTTQATLVPHRQQKQRLSEDVLQQMKRSHLVLPWKQQNLFSTEQKDEFTPKHRDTAEIQAANCHVSCVPLGTLKEYCSQGKILLQFQTQKVLLAFGERIFAF